Genomic DNA from Thermopolyspora flexuosa:
CAGCACCGTGGTGTTCGTGGCCGGGAAGTACGTGTAGTGCGCGCCCTTGCCGACCATCTCGGCGTCCGCGTAGTCGAAGGCGCGGATCAGGTCGGACAGGTAGTGCTCGCCGTACAGGTTGTCGTCGTCCATCTTGGCGATGTAGTCGCCGTCCGCGACCTCGATGCCGAGGTTGAGCACCTCCCCGAGGGTGAGCGAGGGGTCGGCGAGGCGCACCTTGACGTCCGGGATGCCGGCGGCGAGCGCCTTCTCCCGCACCACGTTCGGCTCGATGTCGATGCCGTGCAGCACGAGCACGAGCTGTAGCTCGCGGTGCCGCTGCCGGGCGACCTGGTGGATGGCGTGCTCGAGCTGCCCGGCCCGGTTGGTGGGGAGCACCACGGTGATCGGGCGGCTGCGCGGGCGCACCTCCCGGCCGATCGCCCGGAGGATCTGGTCGACCCGGTGCGTGAAGGTGTGCTTGTCGTGCACCAGGCGCATCGCGAGGTGGCCCTGCCGGGCCCGGTACTCGGGGCTGTTGATCAGGTAGAGGGCCTGGTTGTAGGCCTCCTCCTGGGTGTGGGCGATCGGGATGAGCGAGCCGAAGGTCTCCTCGATCGCGCGCGACCAGCCGGACAGCACCGTGGTGGCGCAGGCCGACAGCTCGAACACCCGCCGCGCGCACATCGTCGGTGAGTCGATCACCGAGTTCACGTTGAGGAAGACCTTGTACATCTTGTACGCGGCGAGCATCTGCTCGTACGGCAGCTCGCCGACGATGTGCGGCCGGTACTCGTCCGGCCACTGGTACTTCTCGCCCGCGCTGTCGTTGCGGGCGTAGATGTGCAGGCCGAGCGGGCGCACCGGGGCGATCACGGTCTCCATCTGCTCGCGGCGCTCGGGATGCTTGTCCCGGAAGTACATGCCCGCGAAGACGATGTCGTAGGTGCGCCCCCACCGGGTCTGGATCGGGTTGTGGATGCGCGGCTGCGCGGCGAACTGCAGCACGCCCACGCGGTCGTGCCCGAGGATCTCCCGGTACTTCGGGATCATGTCGCCGTCGCAGGTGAAGACGTAGTCGAAGAGCTTCGCCGTCTCGATGAAGTGGTCGAAGTTCGGCGGGTCCTCCTTGTTCCAGAAGACCGTGGGGATGCCCTCCTCCTTGAACCACGCGACCAGCTCGCGCAGCTCCTTCTTGGGGGCGTTCGTCCCGGTCATCTGGTACCGCCAGCGCCCCTGGTTGCCGAACCAGGCCGACTCGACGAAGAGCAGCTCGGGCCGCTTCTCGGCGAAGATCTCCCGCCAGTCGGTGAGGCCGAACTCGATCTGGTCCCACTCGTACCGGAACGCGAGCCGGGAGAAGTCGTCGAGGATCACCGCCACCGGCAGGTCCGGCCGTACGATCGGCCCCTCGGGCCAGGCGAGCTTGGGGATCTTCACCTCGGGCCGCCGGTTCGCCGCGGCCTCCGCGGCCTCCGCGACCGACATGGGCGCCTTCGGGCTCTTCTTCACCTTCAGCGCGCGGCGCAGGTCGGCCGGGAGCCGTACCAGCTTCGACGGGCGGCGGGCGCCGGTGAGCGCCTCGGCGACCCGGTAGGGCCGCTGGTTCTGGGTGGCGCGCAGCTTCCAGATCGCGTAGTCGGCGCGGGCGGTCTGGATCGCGAGCTTCTCCTCCAGCTCGCGGATCCGCTCCTCGTACCGCTCGATCTCCTTGCGCTCCTCAGGCAGCCAGTTGACCGCCCCGAGGCGCTGGAAACGCGGCTGGTCCTGCTGCTCGTCCTGCTTCTCGTCGGCCATGTCCTGTCCTGCCTGTCGAATCGCGTCGCGCTAGTCGCCTGACGTGCGTACGGTCTGGGCCGCCGCCGGGGCAAGGTTGTCGCCGCGCAGCCAGGCCGCGATCACGCGGGCGATGCGCGGGCCGGCCTTGCCGTCCCACAGCGGGGGCAGCTCGCCGGTCGGGGTGGCCGCGCCGTCGGCGAGGGCCTTCGCGGCCGCCGCGGGCAACGTGGCCGGGGTGACCAGGAGGTTCGTGCCGTGCGTGATCGTGATCGGCCGCTCGGTGTTGGGCCGCACGGTGAGGCAGGGCACGCCGAGCATGGTCGTCTCCTCCTGCACGCCGCCGGAGTCGGTGACGACCAGGGCCGCGCCCTTGACCAGCGACAGGAAGTCGAGGTAGCCGAGCGGGTCGATGATCGTGAGGTTGCCCCCGGTGACGAGGCCGGCCTCGGCGAGCCGGGTACGGCCCCGCGGGTGCAGCGGGACCACGATCGGCACGAGCTCGCTCACCTCGCGCACCGCGTCGACGACCTCCCGGGCGGCCGCGGCGTCGTCCACGTTGCCGGGCCGGTGCAGCGTCGCCACCGCGTAGCGCTCGGGCAGGCCGAGGCGGGCGCGGATGCGCTCCGGGTCGAGCGAGGGCAGCGCCGCGAACAGGCTGTCGATCATCGGGTTGCCGACGAAGTGCACCTTGCGCGGGTCCACGCCCTCGTTGGCGAGGTGGGCGATCGCGTCCGGGCTGGTGCACAGCAGGATGTCGGCGAGCGCGTCGGTGACCACCCGGTTGATCTCCTCCGGCATGGTCCGGTCGAACGACCGCAGCCCCGCCTCGACGTGCGCGGTGGGCACGCCGAGCTTCGCGCACACGAGGATGGCGGCGAGGGTCGAGTTCACGTCGCCGTAGACGACGACGAGGTCCGGCCGGTGCTCGGTGATGACGTCCTCAAGCCCGGTGAGCAGCGCCGCGGTCTGCCGGGCGTGGGTGCCGGACCCCACGCCGAGGTTGGCGATCGGCTCGGGCAGGCCCAGGTCGGCGAAGAACACGTCCGACATCAGGGCGTCGTAGTGCTGGCCGGTGTGGATGATGCCCTGCCGCAGGGCGAATCCGGTGCCGTCCGCGGACGCGCCGAGTTCGGCAAGGCCGCGCACGACCGGGGCCGCCTTGACGAAGTTGGGGCGTGCGCCGAGAACATGCAGGACGAGGGGGGTTTCCCTCATTGACCTTGCCTTTCATATAGCAGTGGGACAAACGTTGCCTATGGTACGGTCACCGGCGTGGTGTCCAATGCCAGGCCGAAGCAAAAGGTGTCCCCCCGGCTGGCCAAGGCGGGCGTGCGGGGATTCCTCCGGGGATTGCTCCGGCATCCGGTCATTGTCTCCAAAATAGTGATCACTAGGGTCAGAACAGACCCACTTCGTGTCGCGCAGGCCGTCGCCGAGGCGACCCCGCCCCGGCTGCGCCCGCTGATCGGCAGCGTCGCCTGGCCGGTCGCGCGCAAGGTCAGGCGGGTCGCGGGCCACATTTCGATGCGCCGGGCACGGGGGCCGCTGCGCGAGGCGAAGGCGCTTTTCGATTCCGGCCGGATCAGCGAGGCGTTCGAGGTCCTCCGCCCGCACGAGCGCTGGGCCTTCACCAAGCGGCGGCTCGCCTATTACCAGGGCGAGGTGGCCGCGCTGAAGCCGAACCCGATCCCGCCCGGCCCCAAGGTCACGATCGGGCCGCGCGTGGAGAACCGGGTGCTCCACCTGGTCACCAACGCCCTGCCGTACACGCAGGCGGGATACACCGTGCGCACCCACCGCATCGTCACCGCGCAGAAGGCCGCGGGCCTCGACCCGCACGTGGTGACGAGCTGGGGCTGGCCGATGCTCCAGGGGCACACCGCGGTCGAGCCGTACGAGGAGATCGACGGCATCCCCTACCACCGGCTGCTGCCGCACGGCGAGGTGCCGAAGCACGCCCACGACCGGCTGCTCCGCGGCGCCGAGGACGTCACCCGGCTCGTGCAGGAGCTGCGGCCGAGGGTGCTGCACGCGGCCACCGACCACCGCAACGGCAACGTGGCGATGGCGGTGCGCCAGCGCACCGACACCCCGTTCGTCTACGAGGTGCGCGGCTTCCTCGAGGAGACCTGGGCCTCCCGCGACCCGGCGCGGGTGGGCACCGAGCGGCACCGCATGCAGCGGGAGACCGAGGCGAACCTCATGCGGTCGGCGGACGCGGTGGTGACCCTCGCCGAGACCATGGCCGCCGAGATCGTCGAGCGCGGGGTTCCGCGGGAGCGCATCTTCCTCGCCCCGAACGCGGTCGACGACTCGCTGCTGACCGCCGAGTACGACGGCGCCGCGTTCCGGCGCGCGTACGGCATCGCCGACGACGAGGTGGTGATCGGCTCGGTGTCGAGCATCGTCGGCTACGAGGGCTTCGGCGTGCTGCTCGACGCCGCCGCGGTGCTGCGCGACCGGGGCGTGCCGATCCGCGTGCTGCTCGTCGGCGACGGGGCCGAGCGGGAGAACCTGCTCGCGAAGGTGAAGGAGCTGAACCTCGGCGACCGGGCGATCCTGCCCGGCCGGGTGGGCCCCGAGGAGGCGCTGCAGGCGCAGTCGGCGCTCGACATCTTCGTCTGCCCCCGGCTCGACCTGCGGGTGACCCGGCTCGTCACCCCGCTCAAGCCGGTCGAGGCGATGGCCCTCGGCAAGCCCGTCGTGCTCAGCGACCTGCCCGCGCTCGCCGAGCTGCTCGGCGGCTCCGAGGCCGGCCTGCTGGTACGGCCCGGCGACCCCGAGGCGCTCGCCGACGCCGTCGCCGCGCTGCGCGACGACCCCAAGCGGCGCGCCGAGATGGGCGAGGCGGGCCGCGCGGAGGTGGCGGCGAAGCGTACGTGGAGTCGCATCGCCGAAACCTACCGGGAAGTTTACAGATTCGTTACGGAACGATAGTCCCGTGCTTGGCGTGGCTTGGGCATCCGTATGTGATGCATTCACCCGCATTAGACGTGCTTGGTGCCAAGTTGAGATAGCCTTTGCGACCATGATGAGTTGTATCCGACCTTCCGCGGTGTCGTCGTGACCGCCTTCGATCTCGCGATCGTCGGTCTCGGCTATGTCGGCATGCCGTTGGCCAAGGAGGCCACGGCCGCCGGGATGCGGGTGGTCGGCCTGGATGTGGATCCACGGAAGGTGGAGGCGCTCACCTCCGGGCGGTCCTACATCGACGACCTCAGCGACGCCGATCTCGATGAGATGCTGCGGAGCGGCTTCACGGCGACCCTCGACGACGCCGTGCTCGCCGCGAGCGAGGTCATCGTCATCTGCGTGCCGACGCCGCTCGACGACGACCGTCGCCCCGACCTGTCGGCGGTGGAGGGCGCGGCGAAGACGATCGCCCGCCGGTTGAAGCCGGGCACGCTCGTCGTGCTCGAGTCCACCACCTACCCGGGCACCACCGACGGCCTGGTCCGTCCGCTGCTTGAGACCTCCGGGCTGGTGGCCGGCAAGGACTTCCACCTCGCCTTCTCGCCCGAGCGCATCGACCCCGGCAACCCCAAGTACGGCCTGCGCAACACGCCGAAGGTCGTCGGCGGCTACACCCCGGCCTGCCGGGAGCGCGCGGTGGCGTTCTACTCGCGCATCGTCGAGCAGGTGGTGCCGGTGAGCGGCACCCGCGAGGCCGAGATGGCGAAGCTGCTGGAGAACACCTACCGGCACGTGAACATCGCCCTCGTCAACGAGATGGCGATCTTCTGCGACGAGCTCGGCATCGACCTCTGGGAGGCGATCGAGGCCGCCTCGACCAAGCCGTTCGGGTTCCAGAAGTTCCTGCCCGGCCCGGGCGTGGGCGGTCACTGCATCCCGGTCGACCCCTCCTACCTGTCCTTCACCGTGCGCCGCCTCGGCTACCCGTTCCGCTTCGTCGAGCTGGCGCAGGAGGTCAACGAGCGCATGCCGGCCTACGTGGTGGCCCGGGTGCAGCGGCTGCTCAACCGGCACAGCAAGCCGGTCAACGGGGCGAACGTGCTGCTGCTCGGCGTCACGTACAAGCCGGACATCGCCGACGAGCGGGAGACTCCCGCCCTGCCGATCGCCCGCAGGCTGCTGGATCTCGGGGCGAGGCTCTCCTACCTCGACCCGCACGTGCCGGTGTGGAGCGTCGACGGCGTTCCGGTACGGCGGGCCGGGGACCTGGAGACCGCGGTACAGGAGGCGGACGTGACCGTGCTGCTGCAGCAGCACTCCGCCTTCGATCTCGGCGTCGTGGAGGAGAAGGGCCGGCTCGTTCTGGACACCCGCGGCGTGCTGGTCGAGAACGAGCGCGTGGAACGGCTGTAGGGGGGACCGGCGCGTGCACGTGCTCGTCATGACTGTGGTGCATCATCCGGAGGACGCGCGGATCCTGCACCGCCAGGTCCGGGCGCTGGTGGACGCCGGTCATGAGGTCACGTACGCGGCGCCGTACACGGCCCGGGGGGTGGTGCCGCGACCGTGGGTCACGGGCATCGACCTGCCGCGGGCCTCCGAGCGCAGGCGGCTGAAGGCGGTGATCGCCGCCCGCCGGGTGTTCCGGGAAATGCGCGACAAGGTCGACCTCGTGCTGCTGCACGACGTCGAGCTGCTGCTCGCCGTGGTGGGGGTGCGCAACCGGCCGCCGGTGGTGTGGGACGTGCACGAGGACACCCCGGCGACGCTGTCGCTCAAGCCGTGGCTGCCGCCGTTCCTGCGGCCCCCGGTGCGGTTCTTCGCCCGCCTGCTGGAGAGCGCCGCGGAGCGGCGGCTGCACCTGCTGCTCGCGGAGACCGCCTACGCGGGCCGGTTCCGCAAGGCCCACCTGGTGGTGCCGAACGAGACCTGGGTGCCCGACCACGTCAGCCCGCCCGGGGACGACCGGGTGGTGTACCTGGGCTGGCTGTCGGAGGCGCGCGGGGTGCGCGAGGCCGTCGAGGTGGCCCGGCTGCTGCGGCCGCACCGGATCTCGGTGGAGCTCATCGGGTACGCCGACCCGCAGAGCCGCCCGCTGCTCGAGCAGGCGGTCGCGGAGGGGCTGCTCGAGTGGCGTGACTTCATGCCGAACGACGAGGCGCTCAAGCGGCTCGACGGCGCGCTCGCCGGGCTCTCGCTGCTGCGCGACGAGCCGAACTACCGGCACTCCATGCCCACCAAGATCGTCGAGTACATGGCGCACGGCATCCCGGTGATCACCACGCCGTCGCCGCGCGCCGTGGAGCTGGTCGAGCGGTACGCCAGCGGCGTGGTGGTGCCGTGGCGGGACCCGGAGGCCGTGGTGCGGGCGGTGCTGCGGCTGCGGGACAACCCGGAGGAGCGGCGCGCCGAGGGGGCCCGCGGGTACGCCGCCGCCCGGGCGAACCACCACTGGCCGAACTCGGCCCGCCGGTTCGTCGCCCAGCTCGAGGAGTGGGCCGAGGAGGGCAAGCGGCGCCGGAACGCGGGCAAGGACCGCGGGCGCCGGCCGTCCGGCGGGGCGGTCGAGCCCGGTCCGGCCGAGCGGGTGGAGAAGGCCGAGCAGTAGGCGTTCGCGGACGGAAGTCGCCGCCGGGCGGTTTTACGCCCGCCTGATCGTAAGGACGGTACTCTCCTGAAGGTGCGCTGGGTTGCCCTGGTCGTTGGCTTGGCGATCATCACCGCGGTCGGCATCGTCGTGAACATGCAGCGGCAGGACGCCGGGGCCGCCCGGGACGCCGCCGCCACCGCCTCCCGGACCCCGACGCCGGCCGCCTCGTTCACCGACCCCTGCGGCACGTTCGACACCACGGTGCGCACGCCGTACCCGATCACCGGGTACTGGATCATCCCGACCGCGGACCCGTGCACCTGGCGCTCCCAGTTCCAGGCGATCCACCGGGTCGGCGGCGACACCGTGATCCGGCTCGGCCACGGCCTCTCGCCGCGCCGGGTGGACGACGAGACCGGGCTCGTGCTCGACGCCGCGGGGGACAAGCCCGACCCGCGGTACGCCAAGTGCGTGGAGGGCGAGCTCACCTGCGTGCAGGCGGCCGAGAAGGCGCTCAAGGACGCCCACCCGGACAACCGCATCACCTGGACGTACGTCTTCCGGACCGACGAGCAGTACGGCGACGGCGTGTTCCGCTGCCCCGACATCGAGCGCAAGATCGTCGTGGGCGACGCGGTGTTCTTCCGGATCATCGCCCCGGACGACGGCACCGACGACGCGTCCTGCGACTTCTCCTCCCGGGGCCGGGGCTACCACCTGATCCTGGTCTCCGCCGGGAAGGAGGACAGCCTCACCACCCTGCTCGACCTCGGCGACCGGTTCGGCATCCGGGTCTTCCCCGCGCTGCCGCTCGCGCCGCGCGACCCGACCGGCCCGACCCGGGCGAACCCGCGGCACATCGGCACGCTCACCACGCTCACCCGCCGCATCCTGCAGGACTACGGCGACCGGTTCGCCGGCCGGGAGTCCCTCGGCGGCGTCTACCAGCCGTTCGAGCTGCAGATCCGGGACTGGCCGGACCCGTCGAAGGTGGACACCCTCAAGGTGCTCGCCGAGCAGCACCTCATCGTCGAGCAGGAGCTCGCGGGCAAGCCGATCCTGATCAGCCCGTACCTGGACGCGCGCCGGGACCGGAAGTTCACCTCCACCCCGAAGCAGGTGGGCAAGGGTTTCAAGGTGCTCGCCCGCACCGGCGTGGGGATCATCGCGCCGCAGGACGGCCGGGGCACCGGCAAGGGCGGCCTGTTCTGGCCGAACTGGAAGAACAAGCCGGTCGACGAGCGGCTGCGCCCGGTGGTGGGCGACACCACGTACGCCAAGGCCTACTACGGCGGCACCCGCGACTACTACCGGGAGATGGCCCAGGCCCGCGACGAGCTGCTCAAGGAGGGCGTGCGGGTCGAGCTGTGGGCGAACATCGAGGCGTTCGAACCGACCCGCAGGGAGGGCGAGAAGCGGTGCAGCTCGCAGAGCGACCGCGGCGCCACCGACAAGCCCCGGCTCGACACCCAGGTGACGCTGGTCGGGCCGTACGTCTCGAAGATCATCTCCTACATGTGGTCGGACTACTTCACCTGCGGCTCGCCGTCGCTCGCCGAGCAGATCGCGCAGGACTGGACCCGGCCGATCGCGATCCAGGCGTTCCGCAGCCGGCGGGACATCCAGAACGGGCTGGAGATCCGCGGCTACAACCTCGCCGGGGCGACGGTCACGCTGAGCTGGCCGGGGGTGGACGAGCCGCGGGTGGTCGACTCGACGGTGGCCGGGGTGCACGAGACCGACCCGGTTCCGGGGCTGCCGGAGCGGGTGGAGCGGCTGTGGATACCCTTCGACCTGGACGAGGTGCCGGACGGCAGGTGGGTCCGGGTCGGGGTGACCGCCCCCGACGGGCGCATCGCCGCCGAACCCGTCTACTACCAGCACACGACCTAGTGCCGCGTCCTGATCGGGACGCGGACCGTGCGCATGCGGGTGGTGAGTTTCCGGTAGCGTGCGAAACGTGATCCCGACACTTCCCGTCAGCGTCGATCTCGTCGTGCTCACGGTCCGTGAGCAAACGCTCATGGCGCTGGTCTGGCGTCGGGACCGGCCCCCGTACGAGGGACGCTGGGCGCTGTCGGGCGGGTTCATCAAGCTCGACGAGGACCTGTCCGCCGCGGCCGAACGCGTGCTCGCCGAGCGGGCCGGCCTGCCCGGCGCACCCGTCCACCTCGAGCAGCTGCAGTCCTACGGCTACCCGGACCGTGACCCGCGGCGGCGCGTGGTGAGCGTCGCCTACCTCGGCATCGCCCCCGACCTGCCCGCCTCCACCGAGGCCCACATGAGCTGGCAGCCGGTGGACTCGCTCACCGAGATGGCCTTCGACCACCGGCGGATCATGCTCGACGGCGTGGAGCGGGCGCGCAGCAAGCTGGAGTACACCTCGCTCGGGGCGGCGTTCTGCCCGCCCGAGTTCACCGTGGCCGAGCTGCGCCGGGTGTACGAGATCGTGTGGGGCCGCCCGCTCGACCCGCGCAACTTCCACCGCAAGGTCACCAGGGCCGAGGGCTTCCTCATCCCGACCGGGAAGACCACGACCCGCGACGGCGGACGCCCGGCGATGCTCTACCGCCGCGGCCCGGCCGAGCTGCTGCACCCCCCGATGCTGCGCACGAGCACGTACGGCGGGTGCGCCGGCGGGTCCTCCGGCGCGGGCCTGGCGACCTCGGGCAGGTGATCCCCGCCCCGCCGCCGCGGGTGCGCGCCCCGCGGCCGGGCCGGCGGGGACACCTCCGCCGTGCCGTACCGCGCCGCCTTCCCCGGAGCCGCCCCGCGTGCAATCGTCCTGCGTGAGCCTGCGTGAGATCGTCGCGCGGCCGCCGCTCCCCGGTGGCGAGGACGGCCTTCGCCCTGGTTTCGTCGCAGGTGGAGCGATCCGCCGCGCGATAAGGTTGGACGCGCGGAGTGAGGGAGGACGAGGATGCGTTTCAGGGCGATTCTGGACACGATGCCGGTCTACAAGCCGGGCAAGCGGGTCACGGCGCCGGACGGCCGGTCGTTCAAGCTCTCCTCCAACGAGTCGCCCTTCCCGCCGCCTCCCTCGGTGCTGGAGGCGATCCGCCGCGCCGCCACGGAGATCAACCGCTACCCCGACGCCTCCTGCCACCGGCTCACCGAGGCGATCGCCGAGCGGTACGGCGTGCCGTACGACCACGTCGCGCTCGGGCCCGGGTCGGTGACCGTGGCGCAGCAGCTGCTGGAGGCCGTGGGTGAGCCGGGCGTCGAGGTCGTCTACGCCTGGCGGTCGTTCGAGGCCTACCCGCTGCTCGCGGACATGGCCGGGGTGACCTCGGTGCGGGTGCCGCTGCGCGACGAGGCGCACGACCTGGAGGCGATGGCCGAGGCGATCACCGACCGCACCCGGCTGGTGTTCGTGTGCAACCCGAACAACCCGACCGGCACGGCCTCCCGCACCGCCGAGCTGGCCGCGTTCCTCGACCGGGTGCCGGAGCACGTCATCGTCGCCCTCGACGAGGCCTACCGCGAGTACGTGCGCGACGAGGACGTGCCCGACGGGCTCACCCTCTACCGCGAGCGGCCGAACGTGGTGGTGCTGCGCACCTTCTCCAAGGCGTACGGCCTCGCCGGGCTGCGCGTCGGCTACCTGATCGGGCAGCGCGAGGCCGCGGAGGCGGTGCGCAAGGTCATGATCCCGTTCGCGGTGAGCCACGTGGCGCAGGCCGCCGCGGTGGCCGCGCTCGAGGCCGAGCAGGAGCTGCTGGCCCGGGTGGAGGAGATCGTCAAGGAGCGCACCCGGGTGCGCGACGCGCTGCTCGGCCAGGGCTGGCAGGTGCCGCCCACCGAGGCGAACTTCGTCTGGCTGCGCCTCGGCGACCGCACGACCGAGTTCGCCGAGCACTGCGCCCGGTACGGCGTGGCCGTGCGGCCCTTCCCCGGCGAGGGCGCCCGCGTGTCGATCGGCGACGCCGAGGAGAACGACGCCTTCCTCACCGCCGCGGCCGAGTTCCCCCGGTAGGCCGGTTACGCGGCCTGGCGGCCCGTAGGCGGGCCGCAGGGGTGAGGGCGGGCAGGGTCGGCGACGGCCACTGCGTCGCGCCCGCCCTCGGCCGTACGGCCCCGCCCGTGCGGGGCACGGCGCGGCGGGTCAGTGGCCCGTGCCGCTGTCCTCGAACCACACGTCGCCGCCGGAGCCGTCGCCCGTGCCGTCGTTCCCGCCGGAGCCCGCGGCGCCGCCGTTCCCGCCGGAGCCGTCGCCGCCGGGGGCCTGGGTCCTGGCCGGGGTGGCGGTGCCGGTGGGCGCGGGGGCGGCGGTGTCGGCCGGGGTGGCGGTGTCGGCAGGCGCGGGGGTGTCGCTCGGCGCGGGGGCGCCGCCGCCACCGTTGCCGGCGTTGTTCCCGTTGTCCTCCAGCACGCCGCCGTTGTTCAGCTCGCAGGCGGCGAGGCTGTTCAGGTCACCCGTGACCTGCCCGCCGGACCGGTCGAGCAGGGTGGCGATGCGGGCGAGGTTCCGGGTGCGCTCCTGGGCGAGCCGCTGCAGCAGGGCGTCCTGGTCGGCCTGGCTCTGGGTGGTGGCGAGCCGGGCGTTGACCGTGGCCGCCTGCAGCTCCATCAGGCCGAGCTCGAGCGCGACCGCCGAGCGCACGTCGCGCGGGATCACGATCTGGTCGGCGACCGATGGGCAGGCGAGCAGCCGGGAGCCGGTCGGCGCCGGCGTGGGGGTCGCGGTGCCGGTGCCGGTCGGGGTCGCCGAGGCCGACGGGCTCGCCGTACCGGTGGCGGTCGGGGACGGCGTCGCCTCCGGGGCCTGCGTCGCCGTGGCGGTGGGGACGGCCGTGGCGGTGGCGGACGGGTTCCGGAACGGGGCGGGCTCGGCCGCCGCGTTGGCGACCGTGAGCTCCACCGCACCGGCCGTCGCCGACGGGTCCGGCGCGGGCTGCGTGGGGACGGTCGTGTCGCCGCCGGGCGCGGCCGGGGCGTCGGTCGGCGTGGCGCCGGTCGTGGGGGCGGCGGTCTCGGTGGGGGCGGCACCGTCGGTGGGGTTCGCGGTGGGCGCGGCGCTGCCGGTGGGGGCCGGATCCACCGTGCCGCCGTTGCGGAGCGTGCAGGCGGCGAGGTCGGCCAGGTTCTGCGGGAGCGTCACGCCGCTGAGCGCGTTCGCGATGCGCTCGATGGTGACCGTGCGCTGGTTGGTGAGGGTGGTGAGCACGGCCTGCTGGGCGGCCGCGGCGTTCTGGTCGCCGACGGTCTGGGCGAGGCGGCGGTTCGCGTCGGCGACCTGGATCTCCAGCACGCCGAGGTTCCTCGCGACCGTGCGGCGGACCGCGTTCGACACCCGGACGCTCGGCAGCGCGTCGGCCACCTTCGGGCACTCGACGGTCACCGCGACCGCGGTCCCGGCCGCGGAACCGTCGCCCGCGCTGAACTGTGAGGGGCTCTCCGTTCGCGACGAGCAACCCGCCAGCACCGCCACCCCTAACGCGGTGAGCAGGGCCGGGGTAACCCGTCGCCGCAGGTCAGGACGCATCGACTCTCTCCCTTGCGTATCTCGGATCACGTGCCCCGTCGCATGCGAGATACGGGAGGGGTTTTCGATGTGTTCGATGCGCCGGTGATTTTCCCGCTCAGGTTTCGTTCAGGCCCGCCCGCCCGCCGTACCGGGATCGCCCCCGGCGACCCGGGGCCCGTGGGTGTGGGATGGGCCCGCGGGCGCCGGGGGCGACGGCGGCGGCGCGCGGTGGGGGGTCGGCGCCGCCGGCCTTGGGAGAAGGGCTCAGTGCGTGCCGAGCTTCTCCACGATCAGCCGGTACAGCTGCCGCGGACGGCCGGGCTGG
This window encodes:
- the wecB gene encoding non-hydrolyzing UDP-N-acetylglucosamine 2-epimerase → MRETPLVLHVLGARPNFVKAAPVVRGLAELGASADGTGFALRQGIIHTGQHYDALMSDVFFADLGLPEPIANLGVGSGTHARQTAALLTGLEDVITEHRPDLVVVYGDVNSTLAAILVCAKLGVPTAHVEAGLRSFDRTMPEEINRVVTDALADILLCTSPDAIAHLANEGVDPRKVHFVGNPMIDSLFAALPSLDPERIRARLGLPERYAVATLHRPGNVDDAAAAREVVDAVREVSELVPIVVPLHPRGRTRLAEAGLVTGGNLTIIDPLGYLDFLSLVKGAALVVTDSGGVQEETTMLGVPCLTVRPNTERPITITHGTNLLVTPATLPAAAAKALADGAATPTGELPPLWDGKAGPRIARVIAAWLRGDNLAPAAAQTVRTSGD
- a CDS encoding nucleotide sugar dehydrogenase; its protein translation is MTAFDLAIVGLGYVGMPLAKEATAAGMRVVGLDVDPRKVEALTSGRSYIDDLSDADLDEMLRSGFTATLDDAVLAASEVIVICVPTPLDDDRRPDLSAVEGAAKTIARRLKPGTLVVLESTTYPGTTDGLVRPLLETSGLVAGKDFHLAFSPERIDPGNPKYGLRNTPKVVGGYTPACRERAVAFYSRIVEQVVPVSGTREAEMAKLLENTYRHVNIALVNEMAIFCDELGIDLWEAIEAASTKPFGFQKFLPGPGVGGHCIPVDPSYLSFTVRRLGYPFRFVELAQEVNERMPAYVVARVQRLLNRHSKPVNGANVLLLGVTYKPDIADERETPALPIARRLLDLGARLSYLDPHVPVWSVDGVPVRRAGDLETAVQEADVTVLLQQHSAFDLGVVEEKGRLVLDTRGVLVENERVERL
- a CDS encoding glycosyltransferase yields the protein MHVLVMTVVHHPEDARILHRQVRALVDAGHEVTYAAPYTARGVVPRPWVTGIDLPRASERRRLKAVIAARRVFREMRDKVDLVLLHDVELLLAVVGVRNRPPVVWDVHEDTPATLSLKPWLPPFLRPPVRFFARLLESAAERRLHLLLAETAYAGRFRKAHLVVPNETWVPDHVSPPGDDRVVYLGWLSEARGVREAVEVARLLRPHRISVELIGYADPQSRPLLEQAVAEGLLEWRDFMPNDEALKRLDGALAGLSLLRDEPNYRHSMPTKIVEYMAHGIPVITTPSPRAVELVERYASGVVVPWRDPEAVVRAVLRLRDNPEERRAEGARGYAAARANHHWPNSARRFVAQLEEWAEEGKRRRNAGKDRGRRPSGGAVEPGPAERVEKAEQ
- a CDS encoding glycosyltransferase family protein; amino-acid sequence: MADEKQDEQQDQPRFQRLGAVNWLPEERKEIERYEERIRELEEKLAIQTARADYAIWKLRATQNQRPYRVAEALTGARRPSKLVRLPADLRRALKVKKSPKAPMSVAEAAEAAANRRPEVKIPKLAWPEGPIVRPDLPVAVILDDFSRLAFRYEWDQIEFGLTDWREIFAEKRPELLFVESAWFGNQGRWRYQMTGTNAPKKELRELVAWFKEEGIPTVFWNKEDPPNFDHFIETAKLFDYVFTCDGDMIPKYREILGHDRVGVLQFAAQPRIHNPIQTRWGRTYDIVFAGMYFRDKHPERREQMETVIAPVRPLGLHIYARNDSAGEKYQWPDEYRPHIVGELPYEQMLAAYKMYKVFLNVNSVIDSPTMCARRVFELSACATTVLSGWSRAIEETFGSLIPIAHTQEEAYNQALYLINSPEYRARQGHLAMRLVHDKHTFTHRVDQILRAIGREVRPRSRPITVVLPTNRAGQLEHAIHQVARQRHRELQLVLVLHGIDIEPNVVREKALAAGIPDVKVRLADPSLTLGEVLNLGIEVADGDYIAKMDDDNLYGEHYLSDLIRAFDYADAEMVGKGAHYTYFPATNTTVLRLPGLEHRYAHLIQGATILAKADLLREMRFEPVNAGEDTRLVRRCKEEGVRIYSADRFNFVYMRSADPTTHTWQAPDYKLLRNAQFCFVGNPEAHVMI
- a CDS encoding glycosyltransferase family 4 protein, with the translated sequence MITRVRTDPLRVAQAVAEATPPRLRPLIGSVAWPVARKVRRVAGHISMRRARGPLREAKALFDSGRISEAFEVLRPHERWAFTKRRLAYYQGEVAALKPNPIPPGPKVTIGPRVENRVLHLVTNALPYTQAGYTVRTHRIVTAQKAAGLDPHVVTSWGWPMLQGHTAVEPYEEIDGIPYHRLLPHGEVPKHAHDRLLRGAEDVTRLVQELRPRVLHAATDHRNGNVAMAVRQRTDTPFVYEVRGFLEETWASRDPARVGTERHRMQRETEANLMRSADAVVTLAETMAAEIVERGVPRERIFLAPNAVDDSLLTAEYDGAAFRRAYGIADDEVVIGSVSSIVGYEGFGVLLDAAAVLRDRGVPIRVLLVGDGAERENLLAKVKELNLGDRAILPGRVGPEEALQAQSALDIFVCPRLDLRVTRLVTPLKPVEAMALGKPVVLSDLPALAELLGGSEAGLLVRPGDPEALADAVAALRDDPKRRAEMGEAGRAEVAAKRTWSRIAETYREVYRFVTER